Proteins from a single region of Sporosarcina sp. P33:
- a CDS encoding FAD-binding oxidoreductase, with product MKLHKGSLYWDTTFQREGFAKAERKEIYDAVIIGGGMSGALTAYVLSNEGYSIALIEQDEAGGGSTSANTGLLQFSNDIMLHELIKQIGEDKAVEFYLSCKEAMKNLQDVAEHAPFDVNFHTRESLYYASTEEDVARLKKEYDALRKHGFPVEFWKREDIEAYFPFSQPAAIVTEGDAEVNPLRLCMGAIYYAYERGMDVFEHTEVLGIQDTEERVLIKTTDGDFQARAVIVTTGYAPAPDMTIPQKDVKVTYAAATQPIEDLSFWRDRMMIWETKRPYLYMRLTDDNRIVVGGLDQNMDTLPDSEEHIAKKFGQLKSELQELFPEQKLHFDYEWTALFGESTDELPVIGRHPLEPHVYYLIGLGGNGTVYSMLGAYLLRDELAGKSNPNESILEIER from the coding sequence ATGAAACTGCATAAAGGATCACTATATTGGGATACGACATTCCAGAGAGAAGGTTTTGCAAAGGCAGAGCGTAAAGAAATATATGATGCGGTCATTATAGGCGGGGGGATGTCTGGGGCATTGACTGCCTATGTACTGTCGAATGAAGGCTATTCAATTGCGCTGATTGAACAGGATGAAGCCGGAGGGGGAAGCACGTCAGCTAACACCGGTTTATTACAGTTTTCCAACGACATTATGCTGCATGAACTGATCAAGCAAATCGGGGAAGACAAGGCGGTCGAATTTTATTTGTCATGTAAAGAAGCGATGAAAAATCTGCAGGACGTGGCGGAACATGCACCGTTTGACGTGAATTTCCATACGAGAGAAAGTTTATACTACGCCAGTACGGAAGAAGATGTCGCCAGATTAAAAAAAGAATATGATGCACTGAGGAAACACGGCTTTCCCGTGGAGTTTTGGAAACGTGAAGACATCGAAGCTTATTTCCCGTTTTCCCAGCCTGCCGCAATTGTGACGGAAGGTGATGCCGAAGTGAATCCGCTTCGTTTATGTATGGGGGCAATTTACTATGCATATGAAAGAGGAATGGATGTCTTTGAACATACCGAAGTGCTGGGAATTCAGGATACCGAAGAGCGTGTACTGATCAAAACAACGGATGGTGATTTTCAGGCAAGGGCAGTTATCGTCACAACAGGCTATGCGCCGGCCCCTGATATGACAATTCCGCAAAAAGATGTGAAAGTCACCTATGCGGCCGCCACACAGCCAATAGAAGATTTGTCATTTTGGCGTGACCGTATGATGATTTGGGAAACTAAACGCCCGTATTTATATATGCGTCTGACGGATGATAACCGAATTGTAGTTGGCGGGCTGGATCAAAATATGGATACGTTACCTGATTCAGAGGAACATATCGCAAAGAAATTCGGCCAATTAAAAAGCGAACTGCAGGAACTGTTCCCAGAGCAGAAGCTTCATTTTGACTATGAGTGGACGGCGCTGTTCGGCGAATCGACCGATGAACTGCCCGTCATTGGCCGTCATCCATTGGAACCGCATGTCTATTATTTGATAGGACTCGGCGGCAACGGAACAGTGTACAGTATGCTCGGTGCATATTTGCTCCGAGATGAACTGGCAGGGAAGTCCAATCCGAATGAATCGATTTTAGAAATAGAACGCTGA
- a CDS encoding MMPL family transporter: MKNVLKFKWPITIGLVVLTAVLFILAPDLAKQVEQAGSFQLLDSADSQKAAKMLEDAGEADETISLVYALEQPADKAKKKEISAVAEEIKGVSKTVTSVLDPFESEEVENQLVSEDKKTVLLPITVDGSQDEIIQVAEKIKKDLVSKDDAVYMTGEAIINHDVNESAQEGLKKTELITVVLIFALLLFVFRSIVTPFVPLLAVGITYLLSQSLVAFFIDWFGFPVSNYTQIFLVAILFGLGTDYCILLLSRYKEELLAGHEVEEAIINTYKTAGRTLFISALAVFIGFAAIGFADFPIFKSAVAVAVGIAVLMLILFTVVPLLMSILKDKLFWPSKGAASHKDSKLWIAFSKVSVMRPLVSMLIVAVITVPLLLTYDNDLSFNTVDEIDSSKESVKGLNLISDAFGEGDSLPVQVLLKKDSPIVKEGDVTYLEAISRDLEKVEGVKSVRTVTRPTGELLEDLYVDHQIGLMADGLQQANDGIQEIRLGLAAVQYNLRDAANQLPSGGAGGGAGLIQAANGIEQITNQLSQISGGLQQGMPAAQAAGGLDALGNELDKISGGIAGAGSQISQSGSQIGQLKGGLKQLGSGVKASKDGLAEVTTGLQEIADMLEDMADTKSVRDTGLFIPKGTLDNEEFKPVIDRYAFDDEKGILMEVILTENPYSRDAISTVHDIKDTVKRSVIGTPFEDAELAFSGISSINSDLNDISSADFTRTVTVMLVGLFIVLFVLFRSAIMPLYMIGSLLLTYYTAISITELVFVNGLGYDGISWAVPFFGFIMLIALGVDYSIFLLDRFREESIGGMKVREALMYSMAKMGTVIITAAVILAGTFGAMMPSGVLSLVQIATIVISGLLLYGLIILPLLIPAITVSFGRGVWWPFRG; the protein is encoded by the coding sequence GTGAAAAACGTACTAAAATTCAAATGGCCGATTACGATTGGTTTAGTTGTACTGACGGCCGTGTTATTCATACTCGCGCCGGATTTGGCAAAGCAGGTAGAACAAGCAGGATCTTTCCAGCTGCTCGACTCTGCTGATTCCCAAAAAGCCGCAAAAATGCTTGAAGATGCGGGGGAAGCGGATGAAACGATTTCGCTCGTCTATGCACTGGAACAGCCGGCGGACAAAGCGAAGAAAAAAGAAATTTCTGCTGTGGCTGAGGAAATCAAAGGAGTCAGTAAGACGGTAACTAGTGTCCTGGATCCGTTTGAAAGTGAAGAAGTAGAAAATCAGTTGGTTTCTGAAGATAAAAAAACAGTCTTATTGCCGATAACAGTGGATGGTTCTCAGGACGAAATTATCCAGGTGGCAGAAAAGATTAAAAAAGACCTGGTGTCAAAAGACGATGCAGTCTATATGACAGGGGAAGCAATTATCAATCATGACGTTAATGAAAGTGCGCAGGAAGGCTTGAAAAAGACGGAGTTAATAACTGTTGTATTAATTTTCGCCTTATTACTCTTTGTGTTCCGCTCGATTGTGACACCGTTTGTTCCTTTATTGGCGGTCGGGATCACTTATTTATTGAGCCAGTCATTGGTAGCTTTCTTCATCGACTGGTTTGGGTTCCCGGTTTCCAATTACACGCAAATATTCCTCGTGGCGATTTTATTCGGTCTCGGGACAGATTACTGCATTCTGCTGCTGAGCCGCTATAAAGAAGAACTGCTCGCAGGCCATGAAGTGGAAGAGGCGATCATTAATACGTATAAAACGGCTGGCCGCACGCTGTTCATCAGTGCGCTTGCTGTATTTATCGGTTTCGCGGCGATCGGCTTTGCGGACTTCCCAATATTTAAGTCGGCAGTCGCGGTGGCCGTCGGTATTGCGGTCCTCATGCTGATTTTGTTCACGGTCGTTCCGTTGTTAATGTCAATTTTGAAGGATAAATTATTCTGGCCGTCAAAAGGTGCCGCATCACATAAAGACAGTAAACTGTGGATTGCTTTCAGTAAGGTGTCGGTCATGCGTCCGCTCGTTTCTATGCTGATCGTGGCAGTGATTACAGTGCCTTTGCTTTTGACATATGATAATGATTTGTCATTTAATACAGTGGATGAAATTGACAGCAGTAAAGAATCTGTTAAAGGATTGAATCTCATCTCAGATGCATTTGGTGAAGGAGATTCATTGCCTGTGCAAGTGTTATTGAAAAAAGATTCACCGATTGTTAAAGAAGGGGATGTCACATATTTAGAAGCGATTTCCCGTGACCTGGAAAAAGTGGAAGGCGTCAAAAGTGTACGTACGGTGACGCGTCCGACTGGTGAACTGTTAGAAGACTTATATGTGGATCATCAGATTGGACTGATGGCAGACGGCTTACAGCAGGCGAATGACGGCATACAGGAAATCCGCCTTGGTCTCGCGGCAGTTCAGTATAATTTACGGGATGCAGCCAATCAGCTGCCTTCTGGCGGAGCGGGCGGCGGTGCCGGACTGATCCAAGCCGCAAATGGAATCGAACAGATTACCAATCAGTTATCGCAGATTTCAGGCGGTCTGCAGCAAGGCATGCCGGCAGCACAGGCAGCGGGCGGTTTGGATGCACTCGGTAATGAGCTAGATAAAATCAGCGGCGGGATTGCAGGTGCCGGATCACAGATTAGTCAGAGCGGATCGCAAATTGGCCAATTAAAAGGCGGATTAAAGCAGTTGGGCAGCGGTGTGAAGGCTTCTAAAGACGGATTGGCCGAAGTGACGACCGGTCTGCAGGAAATTGCGGATATGCTCGAAGACATGGCGGATACGAAAAGTGTGCGGGATACGGGATTATTCATTCCCAAAGGCACACTGGATAATGAAGAATTCAAACCGGTGATTGACCGCTATGCATTTGACGATGAAAAGGGAATTCTGATGGAAGTCATTTTGACGGAAAACCCTTATTCGCGCGATGCCATTTCAACGGTTCATGATATAAAAGATACTGTAAAGCGTTCGGTCATCGGTACGCCGTTTGAAGATGCAGAGCTGGCATTCAGCGGTATTTCAAGTATCAACTCAGATTTGAATGACATCTCCTCTGCCGATTTTACGCGTACAGTAACGGTTATGTTAGTCGGCTTATTCATTGTATTGTTCGTCCTGTTCCGTTCGGCAATCATGCCGCTGTATATGATCGGTTCACTATTGCTGACATATTATACAGCGATTTCGATTACGGAATTAGTATTTGTTAATGGTCTCGGCTACGACGGGATCAGCTGGGCGGTTCCGTTCTTCGGATTTATCATGCTGATCGCACTCGGCGTGGACTACTCCATCTTTCTTCTGGACCGTTTCCGCGAAGAGAGCATAGGGGGTATGAAGGTCCGCGAAGCGCTGATGTATTCAATGGCGAAAATGGGTACGGTTATTATTACGGCAGCTGTTATTTTGGCAGGTACATTCGGGGCAATGATGCCTTCAGGTGTCTTAAGTCTTGTGCAGATTGCCACAATTGTTATTTCCGGTTTGTTATTATACGGCTTAATTATCTTGCCGCTGCTGATTCCGGCTATTACGGTATCATTCGGACGCGGCGTATGGTGGCCGTTCAGAGGTTAA
- a CDS encoding MarR family winged helix-turn-helix transcriptional regulator, which produces MKEQLQEAVELFEEVIIYGTEHVVKNLDMPIWKDYSREQIQVLKILSAYGHLSSGQLAEIQGVHKSAISTRLKKLVEKELVVSEKDPNDQRINRIALTAKGLEVLSISDEAIYESVEKLFKDQIDEQELEQFIGTFRKLKSILVMKER; this is translated from the coding sequence TTGAAAGAACAACTTCAGGAAGCGGTGGAACTATTTGAAGAAGTGATTATTTACGGCACTGAACATGTCGTTAAAAATTTGGATATGCCGATATGGAAAGACTATTCGCGTGAACAAATCCAAGTGTTGAAAATCCTTTCTGCCTATGGACACTTATCAAGCGGACAGCTGGCGGAAATTCAAGGAGTACATAAAAGCGCCATTTCGACCCGGCTCAAGAAACTGGTTGAAAAAGAACTTGTTGTGTCAGAAAAAGACCCGAACGATCAGCGGATTAACCGAATTGCACTGACTGCAAAAGGGTTGGAAGTGCTGTCTATTTCGGATGAAGCAATCTATGAAAGTGTCGAAAAGCTGTTCAAAGACCAGATTGATGAACAGGAGCTGGAGCAATTCATCGGCACATTTCGTAAGCTCAAATCAATTCTAGTAATGAAGGAGAGGTAA